A single window of Psychrobacter raelei DNA harbors:
- a CDS encoding YgiQ family radical SAM protein translates to MSAETIARTAFKQGITPLYDYDKHWASCYEPAPFLPMSRAEMDELGWDACDVIIISGDAYVDHPSFGMAIIGRLLEAQGFRVGIIAQPDWTSKDAFMALGKPVYAYGVTAGNMDSMINRYTADRRIRSDDAYSPDNAPDKRPDRAAIVYSQRCREAYPDVPIILGGIEGSLRRIAHYDYWSDKVRRSVLLDSRADVLLYGNAERAIVDIVHGLSKGYTFEQMSDLRGTAYLLTPSRRHWKADMIEVASNDVDTIGRVDPIINPYVMTEDLDSCSIEKEKGNSERKVNESLSSMERQYKGFVAEKVDNKVLNADQVNEDVQVVKMVGLEADKPKTARKHKLKLPPREKTVIRLPDYEQVKSDPVLYAHANRILHLETNPGNARALVQRHGTGGGNSRTDIDVWLNPPPIPLSMEEMDYVFDLPYARVPHPSYGKARIPAFDMIKFSVNIMRGCFGGCTFCSITEHEGRIIQNRSEESILREVEAIRDTAPNFTGVISDLGGPTANMYRLSCKDEAIEKNCRKPSCVYPDICDNLLTDHSNLTKLYRKARDIKGIKKILIASGLRYDLAVKDPEYVKELVTHHVGGYLKIAPEHSETNVLSKMMKPGMGSYDTFKQMFEQYSQEAGKEQYLIPYFIAAHPGTTDEDMMNLALWLKRNDFRTDQVQAFYPSPMATATTMYHTHKDPLHKVTREGGDVDIVKSGKQRKLHKAFLRYHDPKNWAMLRAALKRMGREDLIGTARHCLIPPFNSRLEGKDSQDTYQSARKKNSRVGSDSIKRSNANKRSTGAATAGKLGRNPSKQVKKGNFQTQHTGLPPRATK, encoded by the coding sequence ATGTCTGCTGAAACCATCGCCCGCACCGCTTTTAAACAAGGTATTACACCTTTATACGACTATGATAAGCACTGGGCCAGTTGCTATGAGCCTGCCCCCTTCCTACCCATGAGCCGTGCCGAGATGGACGAGCTGGGCTGGGATGCTTGTGATGTGATCATCATCTCAGGTGATGCTTATGTCGATCATCCAAGCTTTGGCATGGCGATTATTGGCCGCTTGTTAGAAGCGCAAGGCTTTCGTGTGGGCATCATTGCACAGCCTGATTGGACCAGCAAAGATGCCTTTATGGCGCTTGGCAAGCCAGTTTATGCTTATGGTGTAACTGCTGGCAATATGGACAGCATGATTAACCGCTATACCGCCGATCGCCGTATTCGCAGTGATGATGCTTATTCACCGGACAATGCACCAGACAAACGCCCTGATCGCGCGGCCATTGTTTATAGCCAGCGCTGCCGCGAGGCTTATCCTGATGTGCCGATTATTTTGGGTGGTATTGAGGGCAGTTTGCGCCGTATTGCCCATTACGATTATTGGTCAGATAAAGTGCGCCGCAGTGTGCTACTAGACAGCCGCGCTGATGTGCTGCTATACGGTAATGCTGAGCGTGCCATTGTCGATATCGTGCATGGTCTGTCAAAGGGTTATACCTTCGAGCAGATGAGTGATTTACGAGGGACGGCTTATCTATTGACGCCATCACGCCGCCACTGGAAAGCGGACATGATTGAGGTGGCCAGTAATGATGTGGATACCATTGGCCGTGTCGACCCCATTATCAACCCTTATGTGATGACTGAGGATTTAGACAGCTGCTCGATTGAAAAAGAAAAAGGCAACTCTGAGCGTAAGGTGAATGAAAGCCTATCCTCAATGGAACGTCAATACAAAGGCTTTGTCGCTGAAAAAGTGGATAACAAAGTCCTAAATGCCGATCAGGTTAATGAAGATGTACAAGTCGTTAAAATGGTCGGTCTTGAAGCAGATAAGCCAAAAACTGCCCGTAAGCACAAACTAAAGCTGCCACCACGCGAAAAGACGGTGATTCGCCTGCCCGATTATGAGCAAGTAAAATCAGATCCAGTGTTGTATGCCCATGCCAACCGCATTCTGCATTTAGAGACCAACCCAGGTAACGCCCGCGCCTTAGTACAGCGTCATGGCACCGGCGGTGGCAATTCAAGAACCGACATTGATGTGTGGTTAAACCCGCCACCGATTCCCTTATCTATGGAGGAGATGGATTACGTCTTTGATTTGCCTTATGCGCGTGTGCCACATCCCAGCTATGGTAAAGCACGTATTCCAGCTTTTGACATGATTAAGTTTTCGGTCAATATCATGCGTGGCTGCTTTGGTGGCTGTACTTTTTGTTCTATTACTGAGCACGAAGGTCGTATTATTCAGAACCGCTCTGAAGAGTCGATTTTACGTGAAGTGGAAGCCATTCGTGATACCGCGCCTAATTTTACCGGCGTGATTTCAGATTTAGGTGGCCCAACTGCCAATATGTACCGACTCAGCTGTAAAGATGAGGCCATCGAGAAGAACTGCCGTAAACCTTCTTGTGTGTACCCTGATATTTGTGACAACTTATTGACCGATCACAGCAACTTAACCAAGCTGTATCGTAAGGCTCGTGATATCAAGGGCATTAAGAAGATTCTCATCGCTTCAGGTCTACGCTACGATTTGGCGGTCAAAGACCCTGAATACGTCAAAGAACTGGTCACCCACCACGTCGGTGGTTATCTAAAAATTGCTCCTGAGCATTCTGAAACCAACGTTTTATCGAAGATGATGAAGCCGGGTATGGGCTCCTACGACACCTTCAAACAAATGTTTGAGCAGTACAGTCAGGAGGCCGGTAAAGAGCAGTATTTAATCCCCTATTTCATCGCCGCGCACCCTGGCACAACGGATGAAGACATGATGAATTTGGCATTGTGGCTCAAGCGCAATGACTTTAGAACCGACCAAGTTCAGGCTTTCTACCCAAGCCCTATGGCAACGGCGACCACCATGTATCACACTCACAAAGACCCGCTGCATAAAGTGACTCGTGAAGGCGGTGATGTGGATATCGTTAAATCTGGCAAGCAGCGCAAATTGCACAAGGCCTTTTTACGTTATCATGATCCAAAAAACTGGGCAATGCTACGCGCAGCCTTAAAACGTATGGGCCGCGAGGACTTAATTGGTACCGCTCGTCATTGCTTGATTCCACCGTTTAACTCACGCTTAGAGGGCAAAGACAGCCAAGACACTTATCAATCGGCCCGTAAAAAGAACAGCCGTGTGGGCTCAGACTCCATCAAGCGCTCAAATGCTAATAAGCGCAGTACCGGCGCCGCCACTGCAGGCAAGCTGGGCCGAAATCCAAGCAAACAGGTCAAAAAAGGCAACTTTCAAACCCAGCATACCGGATTGCCGCCACGCGCGACCAAATAG
- the smpB gene encoding SsrA-binding protein SmpB — translation MAKKTKKPSNQIAANKKARHEYFIEETYEAGLVLQGWEVKAIRAGKMSITEAYVVFRGNEAFLFGAHIQPLLSSSTHVDPDSIRTRKLLLNRKEIDTLFGAVNQKGYACVPLEVYWKDSLVKCKIGLAKGKKLHDKRKTLKDRDWERDKERGFKQHLD, via the coding sequence ATGGCGAAAAAGACCAAAAAACCATCCAATCAGATTGCCGCTAATAAAAAAGCGCGGCATGAGTATTTTATTGAAGAAACCTATGAAGCCGGCTTGGTATTACAAGGCTGGGAAGTCAAAGCCATCCGTGCTGGCAAGATGAGTATCACTGAAGCTTATGTCGTATTCCGTGGTAATGAGGCGTTTTTATTTGGCGCACATATTCAGCCGTTATTATCAAGCTCAACCCATGTCGACCCTGACAGTATCCGTACTCGTAAGCTCCTGCTAAATCGTAAAGAGATTGATACTTTATTCGGTGCGGTGAACCAAAAAGGCTATGCTTGTGTGCCGCTTGAGGTTTACTGGAAAGACTCATTGGTGAAGTGCAAAATTGGCCTAGCTAAGGGTAAAAAGCTTCATGATAAACGTAAGACGCTTAAAGACAGGGACTGGGAGCGTGATAAAGAGCGCGGCTTTAAGCAGCATTTGGATTAA
- a CDS encoding DUF2382 domain-containing protein: MSQLIRLKDIQSTHRDIIGDDYYDPTGKAAYGAGEEKIGKIEGALVEDITGRIRYLIVDVGGWFSSKEVLVPAGLARIVGDDVFFDSLTKSQVEAMEEYDHDYQYSYKEQANKDRAAFVADTVPAAERVDIKEDYYNAPNTLELLEERLTVNKDRIVAGLVKVGKHVVTENRAVDVELEEEHAHIERTEVNRPTTRRIGDDAGADSVEVELEAERANVNKETYVTEEVNVGKTTERHTETINETIQREELDIDRDGNIVDREGNIVERDDLTADDVRAARGK; this comes from the coding sequence ATGAGCCAACTAATTCGTTTAAAAGACATCCAATCAACTCACCGTGATATTATTGGTGATGACTACTATGATCCAACTGGCAAAGCTGCTTATGGTGCTGGTGAAGAAAAAATCGGTAAAATTGAAGGCGCTTTAGTTGAAGATATCACTGGCCGTATCCGTTATTTAATCGTAGATGTGGGTGGCTGGTTTAGCTCAAAAGAAGTTTTAGTTCCTGCAGGTCTTGCCCGTATTGTTGGTGATGATGTGTTCTTTGACTCTTTAACTAAGTCTCAAGTAGAAGCCATGGAAGAGTATGACCATGACTATCAGTACAGCTATAAAGAGCAAGCGAACAAAGACCGCGCCGCCTTTGTTGCTGACACTGTACCTGCCGCTGAGCGTGTAGATATCAAAGAAGATTACTACAATGCACCAAACACTTTAGAGCTATTAGAAGAGCGTCTAACAGTTAACAAAGATCGCATCGTAGCCGGCTTGGTAAAAGTAGGCAAACATGTGGTTACAGAGAACCGTGCTGTAGATGTAGAGCTTGAAGAAGAGCATGCCCATATTGAGCGTACTGAAGTTAACCGTCCTACCACTCGCCGTATCGGTGATGATGCCGGTGCTGACTCAGTAGAAGTTGAGCTAGAAGCTGAGCGTGCTAATGTAAACAAAGAAACTTATGTTACTGAAGAAGTGAACGTAGGCAAAACTACTGAGCGTCACACAGAGACTATCAATGAAACTATCCAGCGCGAAGAGCTAGATATTGACCGTGATGGTAACATTGTCGACCGTGAAGGTAACATTGTAGAGCGTGATGACCTAACTGCTGATGATGTACGCGCTGCTCGTGGCAAATAA
- a CDS encoding YsnF/AvaK domain-containing protein: protein MSDFNSDNQNKTDPFVNPNTPQTQNHLDTSIGTNIGTSIDKADSINGLPDKAAPRQGVTDLSHEDNLQSHSSANPNGQRTVVGSLELLEERAVVDKERLDIGKVKVRKEVRRKTVNVPIELMEEILVIETDYYDADSRAFLTNEVSDEDIVRHIEPTLDSQPSIMVNGNQVLLDSNEPLEIVISRQVALIKKETHAVQDVRIEKSTHLHQDTFEVELKHEELDVQEEGFFEHERRKR from the coding sequence ATGAGCGATTTTAATTCAGACAATCAAAACAAAACCGACCCTTTTGTCAATCCCAATACACCACAGACCCAAAACCATTTAGACACAAGCATAGGTACAAACATAGGTACAAGCATAGACAAAGCAGATAGCATAAATGGCTTGCCTGACAAAGCTGCCCCACGTCAAGGCGTCACTGACTTATCACATGAGGATAACCTACAAAGCCATAGTTCAGCTAATCCTAATGGGCAACGCACTGTGGTAGGCAGCTTAGAGCTATTAGAAGAAAGAGCAGTAGTAGATAAAGAGCGCTTGGATATTGGTAAAGTCAAAGTCCGCAAAGAAGTGCGTAGAAAGACGGTGAATGTGCCCATTGAGCTCATGGAGGAAATCTTAGTTATTGAAACTGACTATTATGATGCCGACTCAAGAGCATTTTTGACCAATGAGGTGAGCGATGAGGACATAGTGCGTCACATCGAGCCTACCTTAGACAGTCAGCCTAGCATTATGGTCAATGGCAATCAGGTTTTATTAGATAGTAATGAGCCGTTAGAGATCGTGATCTCACGCCAAGTGGCACTCATCAAAAAAGAGACTCATGCGGTGCAAGATGTGCGTATCGAAAAATCGACTCATTTGCATCAAGATACCTTTGAGGTGGAGCTTAAGCATGAAGAGCTTGATGTGCAAGAAGAAGGCTTTTTTGAACATGAGCGCCGCAAACGCTAA
- a CDS encoding homoserine dehydrogenase, with amino-acid sequence MSKSIKLAILGLGTVGTGVLDLLQDNLSELKRRSGHDIVITQVGTRRQRDDIDPSIKQQSDLMAIAQSDDVDIIVEVIGGQTVAKEVIIHAIKNGKHVVTANKALLAEHGNEIFDLADKHNVHVAYEAAVAGGIPIIKVLREALAANKVDWLTGIINGTGNFIMSEMRDKGRTFEDVLAEAQALGYAEADPTFDVEGIDAAHKLALLASIAFGIPLQFDKVYCEGITAITLQDVTYAEELGYRIKHLGFAVRRYDGQDPQSVSKKVTGIELRVHPTLIPQDKLLANVNGVKNAVLVNSHPLGQTLYYGDGAGAGATASAVMADVMDLIRVLTVKNGHHVPHLAFMPNQLSDTPILPAEQMVTGYYLRLQATDTPGVLADVTRILSDAGINIDAILQKPAHQKGQVPIIILTLPVIESQMNVAIKKIEALQAITSDVVRIRLNELD; translated from the coding sequence GTGAGTAAATCAATTAAATTGGCTATATTAGGGCTGGGCACTGTAGGTACAGGTGTCTTAGACCTACTTCAAGATAACTTATCAGAGCTAAAGAGGCGCAGTGGTCACGACATTGTTATTACCCAAGTCGGTACCCGCCGTCAGCGTGATGACATTGATCCCAGTATTAAGCAACAAAGTGACTTAATGGCCATTGCCCAAAGCGACGATGTGGATATTATTGTTGAGGTAATTGGTGGCCAAACCGTAGCCAAAGAGGTGATTATCCACGCCATAAAAAATGGCAAACATGTGGTTACTGCTAACAAGGCGCTACTGGCCGAACATGGTAATGAGATTTTTGACCTCGCTGATAAGCACAACGTCCATGTGGCTTATGAAGCAGCTGTGGCAGGCGGTATTCCTATTATTAAAGTGCTGCGTGAAGCTTTAGCGGCCAATAAAGTAGATTGGCTCACCGGTATTATTAATGGTACCGGCAACTTTATTATGTCAGAGATGCGCGACAAAGGCCGCACCTTTGAAGATGTGTTAGCAGAAGCCCAAGCGCTGGGGTATGCTGAGGCAGATCCTACCTTTGATGTCGAGGGTATTGATGCGGCGCATAAATTAGCGCTACTGGCCTCAATTGCCTTTGGTATCCCCTTACAATTTGATAAAGTTTACTGTGAAGGCATTACCGCTATCACTTTGCAGGATGTCACATACGCTGAAGAGTTGGGCTATCGTATCAAGCACTTAGGCTTTGCGGTACGTCGTTATGATGGGCAAGACCCTCAATCGGTTAGCAAAAAAGTAACCGGTATTGAGCTGCGCGTCCATCCGACCCTTATCCCACAAGATAAGCTGTTGGCCAATGTTAATGGTGTAAAAAACGCGGTACTGGTCAACTCGCATCCTTTAGGTCAGACTCTATACTATGGCGATGGCGCAGGTGCCGGAGCCACTGCGTCTGCGGTCATGGCCGATGTGATGGATTTAATTCGGGTATTGACCGTAAAAAATGGCCATCATGTACCGCACTTAGCCTTTATGCCCAACCAATTATCAGACACACCCATCTTGCCTGCTGAGCAGATGGTAACCGGCTATTACTTACGTTTGCAGGCCACCGATACCCCAGGTGTACTGGCTGACGTGACTCGTATCTTAAGTGATGCCGGCATTAACATTGATGCCATTTTACAAAAACCGGCACATCAAAAAGGACAGGTGCCTATCATCATTTTAACGCTACCGGTTATTGAAAGTCAGATGAATGTCGCCATTAAGAAGATTGAAGCCTTGCAAGCGATTACATCAGATGTGGTACGTATTCGCTTAAATGAGCTGGACTAA
- a CDS encoding DsbC family protein, with translation MTPLFHQNLLKKSPAFTKASLIALAIAVAGCNSNSTEARNEPSKTPTSAKQNTSASSDSDPKVVAALEANFKASGFEQKIISAIPTSMDNIYWVTAEGMPAFFSDKEGRHIIQGQIVEIGQAHPIDISADLIAQSAKQKLAAVDKKEMIIYPAKGATKAVVYVFTDADCPYCTKLHSEMSDINAQGIEVRYLAWPRSDASIPKMEAIWCSSDRMQAMDDAKAGKPLSSPKCDNPVRSHIELGMSLGVSGTPAIFTESGHQIGGYLPAKELAAAALAH, from the coding sequence ATGACCCCTTTATTTCACCAAAACTTATTAAAAAAATCACCCGCTTTCACCAAAGCGTCATTGATAGCATTGGCCATCGCCGTTGCTGGCTGTAACAGCAACAGCACTGAAGCTAGAAACGAGCCGAGCAAGACGCCCACGAGCGCCAAGCAAAATACCAGTGCCAGTTCTGACTCTGATCCGAAGGTAGTGGCCGCGTTAGAAGCCAACTTTAAGGCCTCAGGTTTTGAGCAAAAAATCATCTCGGCCATCCCCACCTCAATGGACAATATTTATTGGGTGACTGCCGAGGGCATGCCCGCCTTTTTTAGTGATAAAGAAGGTAGGCACATCATTCAAGGTCAGATTGTCGAGATTGGTCAAGCGCATCCGATTGATATCAGTGCCGACTTGATAGCACAGAGCGCCAAGCAAAAACTGGCAGCCGTGGATAAAAAAGAGATGATTATTTATCCGGCCAAAGGCGCCACCAAAGCTGTAGTCTATGTCTTTACCGATGCCGACTGCCCTTATTGCACCAAATTGCATTCTGAAATGAGTGATATCAATGCCCAAGGGATAGAGGTGCGTTATCTTGCTTGGCCACGCAGTGATGCCAGTATTCCAAAAATGGAAGCCATCTGGTGTAGCAGTGACCGTATGCAGGCCATGGACGACGCCAAAGCCGGTAAGCCATTATCCTCGCCTAAGTGTGATAACCCTGTTCGTTCACACATTGAGCTGGGTATGAGCTTAGGCGTGAGTGGCACACCTGCTATCTTTACCGAATCTGGTCATCAAATTGGCGGCTATTTGCCTGCCAAAGAGCTGGCCGCCGCCGCCCTTGCTCACTAA
- a CDS encoding thiolase family protein, giving the protein MSSDSIVIVSGARTPMGGFQGDLTGATSPQLGAAAIKAAVERSGVKAEEIDEVIMGCILTAGVGQGPARQAMRNAGIPDSTGAVTINKLCGSGLKAVMQAHDAIKAGSAEIIVAGGMESMTNAPYILPGARDGYRMGHKEVKDHMFLDGLEDADTGKLMGQFAQEMADEKGYTREQMDNFAIESLNRALTAIKEGHFKDEITPVTVKTRKGEVVIETDEQPAKANAERIPTLRPAFAKEGTITAANASSISDGAAAVVVTSEQVAQDKGLNIEARIISTATNSLHPSKFTIAPIGAIEKLLQKAGWSVEDVDLWEINEAFAMVTMAAMDELNIPHAKVNVEGGACALGHPVGCSGARILVTLINSLKRTGGKKGVASLCIGGGEAVAVAIELA; this is encoded by the coding sequence ATGTCATCAGATTCAATCGTTATTGTTAGTGGCGCCCGTACCCCAATGGGTGGTTTCCAAGGTGACCTTACTGGCGCAACTTCTCCGCAGTTAGGTGCAGCTGCTATTAAAGCTGCTGTAGAGCGCTCGGGTGTAAAGGCTGAAGAAATCGACGAAGTTATCATGGGCTGTATCTTAACCGCAGGCGTAGGCCAAGGCCCTGCTCGCCAAGCCATGCGTAATGCAGGTATCCCTGATAGCACTGGCGCTGTGACCATTAACAAGCTATGCGGTTCAGGTCTAAAAGCAGTGATGCAGGCGCATGATGCTATTAAAGCAGGCAGTGCTGAGATTATCGTGGCAGGCGGCATGGAATCTATGACCAATGCGCCTTATATTCTGCCAGGTGCACGTGACGGCTACCGCATGGGTCACAAAGAAGTCAAAGACCATATGTTCTTAGATGGCCTAGAAGATGCCGATACCGGTAAATTGATGGGTCAATTTGCTCAAGAGATGGCCGATGAAAAAGGCTATACTCGTGAGCAAATGGATAACTTCGCTATTGAGTCATTAAACCGTGCGCTGACAGCCATCAAAGAAGGTCACTTTAAAGATGAAATCACGCCCGTTACTGTAAAAACGCGTAAAGGCGAAGTGGTTATCGAGACCGATGAGCAGCCTGCTAAAGCCAATGCTGAGCGTATCCCTACCCTACGTCCAGCCTTCGCAAAAGAGGGGACCATCACCGCCGCTAATGCCAGCTCAATCTCTGATGGTGCTGCTGCGGTTGTGGTGACCTCTGAACAAGTAGCCCAGGACAAAGGCTTAAATATTGAAGCGCGTATCATCTCTACCGCTACCAACTCGCTGCACCCTAGCAAATTCACCATTGCCCCTATTGGTGCAATCGAAAAACTGCTACAAAAAGCAGGTTGGTCAGTAGAAGATGTGGATCTGTGGGAGATCAATGAAGCCTTTGCTATGGTGACCATGGCGGCAATGGATGAGCTAAATATTCCTCATGCCAAAGTCAACGTTGAAGGCGGTGCATGTGCCCTAGGTCATCCAGTGGGCTGTTCGGGTGCCCGTATCTTGGTTACTCTAATCAACTCATTGAAGCGCACCGGCGGCAAAAAAGGCGTTGCCTCATTATGTATCGGTGGCGGTGAAGCCGTTGCTGTCGCCATTGAACTTGCTTAG
- the coaD gene encoding pantetheine-phosphate adenylyltransferase: MNKPSSLHTKVVYPGTFDPITNGHRDLVKRAVKLFDEVVIAVALGHHKKPMFSFEERVELVESVFEDLPQVSVVGFEGLLVEFMREQQATAVLRGLRAMSDFEYEFQLANMNRELDENFEAVFLTPAPEYSFISSTMIREIAKLNGDVDKFVPVCVQKAFDNKRANNWQ; this comes from the coding sequence ATGAATAAACCATCATCGCTCCATACTAAAGTCGTCTATCCAGGGACCTTTGATCCGATCACCAATGGTCATCGTGATCTGGTTAAACGCGCCGTTAAGCTATTTGATGAGGTGGTAATCGCCGTTGCTTTAGGCCATCATAAAAAACCCATGTTCAGCTTTGAAGAGCGTGTTGAGTTGGTCGAATCGGTATTTGAGGATTTGCCACAAGTATCTGTGGTAGGGTTTGAGGGATTATTGGTTGAGTTCATGCGTGAGCAACAGGCGACCGCTGTCCTGCGTGGTCTACGCGCCATGTCTGATTTTGAGTACGAGTTTCAATTGGCCAATATGAACCGAGAGCTTGATGAGAACTTTGAGGCCGTATTTTTGACCCCTGCCCCTGAGTACTCGTTTATCTCATCAACGATGATCCGCGAGATTGCCAAGTTAAATGGCGATGTGGATAAATTTGTTCCTGTTTGTGTTCAAAAAGCATTTGATAATAAGCGCGCTAATAACTGGCAATAG
- a CDS encoding YfhL family 4Fe-4S dicluster ferredoxin: MALMITDECINCDVCEPVCPNDAIYEGEEIYEINPDLCTECVGHFDEPQCVEICPIDCIPNDPNHVESEGDLMAKYKRIVGQN; this comes from the coding sequence ATGGCTTTAATGATTACTGATGAATGCATTAACTGCGATGTTTGCGAGCCAGTTTGTCCCAATGACGCCATTTATGAAGGCGAAGAGATTTATGAAATTAATCCTGATCTGTGTACCGAGTGCGTCGGCCATTTCGATGAGCCACAATGCGTTGAAATTTGCCCAATAGACTGTATCCCTAATGACCCCAATCATGTGGAATCTGAAGGGGACTTAATGGCTAAGTATAAACGGATTGTGGGTCAGAATTAA